The nucleotide window AACTGGTAGGAAAATGAtcgcttttttaattcaaacgATCAACCATGCCCGTCATAGTTACATGGCTATGAGCGCATAGACTTCGAGAAGCGGCGGGTTTTCCTTAAAGACCTGAAATCGATGGATGTTTTTTTATAATCGATTTCAGTTTCATAGGTTTGGCGGTTCAATCGCGCAATCTTGTTTAAAACTGATAAACTGAAACTGGGTTAAAGGAAAAGCTTTTGATGCGCATGCTTGGAACTGACTGCCAGTGACAATCGGAAAATATTGGAAATTAAAGTAATTTTCAAAGGATATGACAGGTTCAAAATTGGTCTTCTTTTTTCCCTCTGCAAATATCAAAAGACCTAATTTTCTTGATTATGGAGGACACAACTTCATCAGCCTATTGGTTAGAGCCAAACTTTGCTCAGTCATAACTGAAATGTTACTAGCTTCAAGTCTTAACACTGGAGcatcaaacaaacaaatcagTTACGAAAAGTCTCATTATTGACGACACTTTTATACTTTTTTGGAATCCATTATTTCTCCGTCAGCGCTATGCTCTGCATACACCTCTTGAATCCTCGTTATCTTTCTAACATGCCCATTCGTTTTGCACGGCTTCGGACTTCTAAGGTTTCTGTTTGCCGCATTCATGTTTCCTGTATGCTGTGATGAATCCTCGTTATTATTCGACGAATGAGATCTCGTGAGACTTTGCCTTCGAAATGTTCTCTGCAGCAACCGAAAGAATGCCATCCTGAATTCTCTATTAAATAAAGCATAAATAATCGGGTTCAGTGTGCTGTTGATTGCAGGTAAGACGTAAAGGAAGGTACCGCGAAGACCCTTTAGTGCCTGTTCCGATAGATATGGAGGCCTCAGTATTTTTAAATTCCACAAGCTGATCAGCAGAAAGGTAAAAAAAGGAAACCAGCAGATAGTAAATGCTCCAATGACAATTGCCAAAGTTTTTGCAGCTTTCACCTCTCGAACGATATTGATCGAGAATCTTCGAGACGTGCGCGGTCCATCTCGCATATCAACAGGCTGCAAGTTAGCAACAGCGCGAGCCTGGTTCATTGCCACTCGGAATACAAACCCATACATCACCAAAACTATCGCCAGAGGCAGGTAAAATGCAAAGACAGTCACAACAGTGTAAAATATTCTGTCCCTCTTCTGACACACTTCGGTCGTAATGAAATGCACCCCTTCAGCATTGGACCAATTAAAAGACGAAAGAGCTGCCCAAGTAGCCGAATAAGTCCACACCGCTCCTATTATTACCCAGGCAACAGTGTTGGCCATTACAGAATGGTATCGAAAAGGATGCACGATAGCAATGTAGCGATCTATAGAAATGGCTGCAAGATTACAAATAGAAGCACCGCTGCAAATGATGTCCACTATGATCCAAGTAAGGCAGACGTGATAACCAAGGCACCAGATACCATTGTGAAGGGTCTGATGGATACGAAAAGGCAGCGATAAAACAGAAACCAACAGGTCAGACACGGCCAGTGACACTATGAAATAGTTGGTGACTGAGCGAAGTCGACGGTGGAGATACACCGTTAGACAGACCATGAAGTTGCCAAGGAACGTGACAATCATAATTAGGATTAAAAAAGCTGTCTGCAGGATGAAATCGCCCTGGACTTGCTGTTTGCACTTGTCTACTAGAGTGAATCGCGTTCCCTGTGTTTCAGTTAAACTGGTTTGAGCCACGGAGCTGTTGGAGGTCATTGTTGAAATTTACAGAGTTCTGTCTAATTCGGTAATATTCTGTTTGCTTGAGTCCTTGAACGACAGAATGTGATTTCACACAAAGAAGTGTCTCGGTAAGCTATCGTTTAACTTTACACTCTTGAAGTTGGTATTTGTTAACAGAATGCTGCGGAATAAACTTCAAGAACTTCATAAATCGTCGCTTGAAATTTAATCAGCTGAATAGCCGACGCTTTTAGTCCATTAAGCAAATACCATGAAATTCAATGTTTTGGCTTTTGAAAGCTTTCAATGTAAATAGCACTGTCTCTTTCTATGATCATCTATTCCTTCCCATTGGACCAATTGAACAGCCAATCGCTTGATCAAACAACACAATAAACAACGCTTCAACTTAGTCTTCCTTTATctgaaaaagaacaagaaaaaaatcaatggcGTCATTGTTGTTTACGCTACTTCAGGCGAAAACAGTTGTGCTGACAACTGTGGAGCCTATATACGTCACTGGAGCATTTACTAAGCATTATGTTTGGCGGCATTAATCTAGCCCCAGTAGTTAATTACGCTCGGTAGACAAAGTTTAAACCAAATGAGAGCTTCAGCGTTGGGAAAATTCGACACTCAGCGATAACTGAGGAGAAACGAAATTCTGCTGCAGTTTATATTCTGTTAAAGAGGACAAGGAACACAAACGTCCAAGTAAACAGAACGTCGTGCATTGAGCATAATGAAGGCCATTTTATAATAATTCAATAGCATTAGCTCATTAAGTAGACGCGCCCACCAAAATAAAGCGACCAATATTACACCCAGGGCATGTGAATAGTCATGAACTAAAATTACATTAAATAAGAGAAGCTACGGGACTCTTTTACGCcatgaaatgaagaaaattaaatCTAAATTGCAAAATTTGATCTGTTCCAAATGTCTCTCAAAACACTCCCGTAGGAATCTTTCGTGGATCATTGATATAGTTCACTGGTTGAATCTTCTTCAATTGAATACGAAGATAATGTTCAATTCAATACGCGTTCACATGAAGCACCAACAACAAAGTCTGTttcaaaagatgaaaagaaacaatgaaataaaactcAAGTAAAGCCAATTGTGATAGCTTGACGACCAACAGCAATCTTCGTTTCTGGTTTAAAAGAACTCGTGTGGGATGTCTATCTTGGGTGATATTACCAACAGATGGCCCAAGTGGGACGAAAAAGAAGAAACGGGCCTACGCCGAGACTTACCAACTTGCGCAACTCAGATGAACACAGATAGCCGAAacagaaaggaaaggaaaagacGCAGAATTTCTTTCCTGTGGTCTGGTAATGGTGTCCATCAACACCTACACATAAGATCTACACCCTTGACAGGTAAAACGTGTCCATGGTGACCAGCTGATCTATTGTAAGGTGGCTGGATCACTATCTTAAGACAATTCAATCACAGCATGACATGCTCacaaaccttttttcttttttcaagaaaaCACGAATTTCTTCACCATGACCTATTTTGTCTTCGAATAATATTTTCTCgtatcttttctattgaaggcGCACTGTTATTCCAAGATGCTTGCATGGGTGTGAAAATGCCCAACGCAATAATTTTCTAAATCCACGTTAATCCTTGAATAGATCAATCTTAACCAACCgagaacaaacaaaagaaacggtGAATACTTAAACTAGATATTTAGACCAGAAAGCCCGCGGTAGATTCCAACACTTGCGCACCTCGACAACAAAATCAAGTTTTCTAGGGATTCCTGGGAGCCAATGGAAACCACCGACCATGTATCACAGCCGTTTTGTGATCGAAATTACGACTCCAGCTGTTGTCAGGTGATCTCTCGTTAAATTCACCTTCGAACAATTTcaagacacaaaaacaaaataccgtTAGTACAAAGTCTACGCTCACCCaatacgaaacaaaaaaattacatgGGATGTCGTTTTTTTCGCTGTTATTTGCGCAAATGCTTCCAGAaccaaaactaaaataaaaattgatcaaGGTATTCCTTTTCAGTTCTCTTCGAGAAATCTTcgtggtcttttttttttttgcgcatgATAAGCATCACCCTTGTCGGTACAAAAGGAACGTGTTTACTTTGATAATTTTTTCTTGTCTTCTAAAACTGACATTCAAGTACCGGATTAGTGTTGTTTAGAATGAATACTAAGAGCCTCTGAAATAGATTTCTAACTAGACAAAACAAGTTAGAGGAAACGGCAGCTTTTCAATCCGGCATCGCATCTGAAAGAATTTGATTCCGTGATGGAATGAAATTAACTTGCATGGACTGGAGCTTGTTCACCCATTCCGAAGATGAAGGATATGAATTATACTGgtacagaaacatttttttaagcATAAACGGGTGTCATGCACTGTAATAGAGTGCACTCTGAAATACTTCAGAGAGAAAATAAATGATTGAGCAACAATCCATAAACATTTCAATACTCTATTGTATTCAATTCATGTTATGAACAACTTGGTTAAGTATATATATCGATATCTGTCTGGTGGCTTTTCGTAAAAGGCGAAACTGAACTTTTTATAAAAAATATATACCCCTACAAGTTCAGAGAGTGAGCTGTTCCCAGGAGTAAAATTTAGCTAAGATCGATTGACTCGGTGCTAAAGAGGTATCAGGACAAATTATAAGGGCTTGATTTCTTGTCTCGAAGGATTGCCCCTTGTCCGGGCCGACAATGGTTGGAATATTTCTTCCCCTGACACAATCGCTTTTAAACATGTGTTAAAGCTGCAACGATCACTCATCAGTGAGAGGCAATAGGAATATTTTAGGGTAATCTCAACTCTACAAGGATCATGTAAAGAGCTGCAACCAAGCACTTGCTTGGATGTAGTTGAAACAATGTAAATTTCACACCCCACCatgctttaaaaaaatgttcaacCGGAGCTGTCTCGTTGATTCACTTAATCAAATTGTTTCTGCCATTGTGTTTCTCATGAGCTTGTAACATCTAACACACTGCAA belongs to Acropora muricata isolate sample 2 chromosome 9, ASM3666990v1, whole genome shotgun sequence and includes:
- the LOC136929172 gene encoding D(1) dopamine receptor-like, whose translation is MTSNSSVAQTSLTETQGTRFTLVDKCKQQVQGDFILQTAFLILIMIVTFLGNFMVCLTVYLHRRLRSVTNYFIVSLAVSDLLVSVLSLPFRIHQTLHNGIWCLGYHVCLTWIIVDIICSGASICNLAAISIDRYIAIVHPFRYHSVMANTVAWVIIGAVWTYSATWAALSSFNWSNAEGVHFITTEVCQKRDRIFYTVVTVFAFYLPLAIVLVMYGFVFRVAMNQARAVANLQPVDMRDGPRTSRRFSINIVREVKAAKTLAIVIGAFTICWFPFFTFLLISLWNLKILRPPYLSEQALKGLRGTFLYVLPAINSTLNPIIYALFNREFRMAFFRLLQRTFRRQSLTRSHSSNNNEDSSQHTGNMNAANRNLRSPKPCKTNGHVRKITRIQEVYAEHSADGEIMDSKKV